One segment of Cutaneotrichosporon cavernicola HIS019 DNA, chromosome: 4 DNA contains the following:
- a CDS encoding uncharacterized protein (snare protein), which translates to MVYVDQTGTFRQLISEGSKSASSSPVSSRPHSRASSRHRQQQAAEDDGFLKEAYQIYGHLSDLGRLLKAVRKPYLSTTEPPPLSRRGRTSAANGDEDELHRFEGTKYLSERERDEIEVRAKMILRRCRDRVTTLEVDEKARKDKVAPPPPAIFNWLPSLAPPKEEDAEPLIAAHRGTIIWTLNDMLAKLSATQTNMQEERAKRRDERNRTLGGGATREAAQLQVAAERSNGPMPVPAAALNITPADEPAIEEQLSAHQLQQFESENNALLEHMESQLSSVLAAEKSLLEISAMQTELVRHLVQQTEIIDRLYDEAVGSVSEMGKANKQLKRAKERSGEARFMLLVFLIGATFSLLFLNWYS; encoded by the exons ATGGTCTACGTTGACCAAACAGGCACGTTCCGCCAGCTTATTTCCGAAGGATCAAAGTCTGCCAGCAGTTCACCTGTGTCGTCGCGTCCTCACAGCCGCGCCAGCTCTCGACACAGACAACAGCAAGCGGCAGAAGATGACGGCTTCCTCAAGGAGGCTTACCAGATT TACGGCCATCTTTCTGATCTGGGTCGCTTGCTAAAGGCGGTTCGGAAGCCATACCTGTCTACGACGGAACCTCCACCACTCTCACGGCGGGGACGGACCTCGGCTGCCAACGGAGACGAAGACGAGTTGCACCGCTTTGAAGGGACCAAGTACTTATCCGAGcgggagcgcgacgagatcgaggtgCGGGCCAAGATGATCCTGCGGCGATGTCGGGATCGGGTCACGACGCTAGAAGTAGACGAGAAGG CAcgcaaggacaaggtcgcgccgccaccaccagcaATCTTCAACTGGTTGCCCTCACTCGCACCACCaaaggaagaggacgcTGAGCCTCTGATCGCGGCGCACCGTGGCACCATCATCTGGACGTTGAACGACATGCTGGCCAAGCTGTCGGCGACACAGACCAACATGCAGGAAGAGCGTGcgaagaggagggacgAACGTAACCGCACGCTTGGAGGCGGGGCAACGCGTGAGGCAGCCCAGCTCCAAGTCGCTGCCGAGCGCTCGAACGGGCCCATGCCCGTGCCCGCGGCTGCGCTCAACATTACGCCTGCGGACGAGCCCGCGATCGAAGAACAGCTGTCGGCCCACCAGCTGCAGCAGTTTGAGTCGGAGAACAACGCGCTTCTCGAACATATGGAGAGTCAATTGTCGTCggtcctcgcggccgagaaGAGCCTGCTCGAGATCAGCGCCATGCAGACTGAGCTCGtgcgccatctcgtccaGCAGACCGAGATCATCGACCGGCTGTACGACGAGGCTGTTGGTAGCGTCTCGGAGATGGGCAAGGCGAACAAGCAGCTCAAGAGAGCCAAAGAGAGGAGCGGGGAGGCGCGTTTCAtgctcctcgtcttcctcatcggcgCTACATtctcgctcctcttcctcaactGGTACTCGTAG
- a CDS encoding uncharacterized protein (Signal recognition particle 9 kDa protein (SRP9)), translated as MVYTKTWTEFESAVIDLYNRAPRKARYVIKFEAKTGKLVLKVTDDSKCLMYKTHSAIILNRFETLNHRLLSTIANARRRAPTAALLNSGSGGAGTPAVEGDDPMVGSGVASPAAPGTPKPAPAAEGGKKKKKKKGKR; from the exons ATGGTCTACACCAAAACGTGGACCGAGTTTGAGAGT gcgGTCATTGATCTGTACAaccgcgcgccgaggaag GCTCGGTATGTCATCAAGTTTGAGGCCAAGACGGGCAAGCTTGTGCTCAAGGTGACGGACGACAGCAAG TGCCTCATGTACAAGACCCACTCGGCCATCATCCTGAACCGCTTCGAGACGCTCAaccaccgcctcctctccaccatAGCCAacgcgcgacgccgcgcgcccaCCGCGGCATTGCTCaactcgggctcgggcgGTGCAGGGACGCCCGCAGTCGAGGGAGACGACCCAATGGTCGGGTCgggcgtcgcgtcgccggCAGCCCCGGGGACGCCAAAGCCTGCCCCGGCTGCTGAGGGcgggaagaagaagaagaagaagaagggaaAGCGGTAG
- the IRA2 gene encoding uncharacterized protein (GTPase-activator protein for Ras-like GTPases): MPLRRTSGHNFSSTTSRIRSSDIQHTDNPSLHDASNLSSGYSRPESLVGEQKVVTSIVSRLVNKLPCNSGIKLAMMEIDEGVKTTVESLLQISRIRLPLVVHALASSLETLSKYSGTGALVDAPLDTIHSQLYLLQILVQCLSESWNLNANAANPPHSELPACWPDPPPLDDHLARHLLGVLVIYIRMLSQESSHSSSAGALPQLSNRDGKSPSTTSVAAWGAQINTPGASSFSLGANFIQGHSYPSAPTARPPGIPEHAKLLAPTASSHASAITQLTKRTARVIFYLSASNWPLVLSRIKARVAHLTTTLEENPELFELRFLEWANVDATRLAQALQEISTPFLHVKRPAQTALASALRKAIWNWIDVYPAEYQALIEGTRKLDGNPDVLFDVLLSMSDSSSTNKRAKVFYPLMAMLLVLSPDSLKRLAMGDVSRGGSAFAKKHSFLDSLRKGLSQSKSFEACAVCYVDLVRAAMCCSPRLETSGIRTLAPDLQNDLKNALFYSSLATEITDINIIVDGLVALYRFNPTVTTQVIFPKLWTDNSDNSKIIGLRACTALVMEGQRLPWHPALSSLRQEVARAIRGMLRSTAPSVINHGINRRGRSSIDLPSTQTDVTWEILNLMALDPSFAYEGLGDSQDTLGNLLGGISSLTAVSCPMTIRAQAAKTNLVLLDRLVEQCQSDPSRANQASQSALFIWQILIDSSRRFLVDFQLGDIDDMAMMCGAFRSTVHSMLNVVTSLPELAKAPAARPAVLVAKVATVTSLTGPDVEQTNMASPALMALSKLMLIVRSSVSNSQAQMDEISSHGNMLAQLGSLPPATGRNQQQRAIRRIMKTHVRSSTLLGGVWIGLAARLRILTNKIHSAESDAPEKDYSRRRNMAADIEGLTEDESKEWQNLVSFLCATSGVCTPDMASIPNVSEVVGKGVLPRVYDDATDLATQVESFLRECVDFLVSNSIYVRESIKDALGNELPLSLCRVLVVQMTKLLSHSTGPTGVATSEAFTTFVDQVIAVIRLWVERVNPDESSGVQVDLGELLYLIAQYTHRLGREDASQRIKIKFCQLFEAVLGKPEFVVLCNATKLRNAVLEWMCEWSIETLRDEFHIGIQDKVQRDLDISCLRAMIPITDGLVIRSAGDDSEDSQNVAKARLFYRYYVLLVRVLERSNSLESESSHVARSVSNMSTKAGGGESYPALAILVLSNLLSANVDVGLKHCLSLAYHEDSTIRTAFMQLVSNILQQGTRFGGLAVKNAAAPKVYFDALASPNLALAVAICEACSPNELDEISSLLFRVFESKGNLLNLMKVLIERDVALTSHESELFRANSIMTRLITTFARTYGYNYVRSCLSPLVLSMGEKPAECSFELDPAKGGAVEDIDRNAEHLRLMCQALLDIIYNSIPNLPVLFRALCHHIWEVVEDRFPDSRHSAIGSFIFLRFFCPSIVSPESIDLDIPAERRDTRRALVLITKVIQNLANNVLFGSKEVHMKLLNQFLSDNIRQVTKFLSDVAQRPRSWEVAAATKLFQEETERSIDVEADNAIIQKFIYKHFSRLETLLEGMPTSYRTRQGTSSRSVRLDLDGKGALANLRRIMDETGPLPDPVRLSVSARSQVYDDFMRHNAGRNTDSAASAFYEGQPSQAGRRIFYLILAHVALVDYDLLAYRIFSLMDNVTDYFDVIVDMTDFSPQSEIPIPWLRRSLQMCPPRIMPLIHTLVLYNPNSYVKKRFRQLLAEFQPYAPTMKNVIAASSPAEIHDLIPAFNGYELPERTKVLAYNAENVFTSLQCVSDHEQLVPVVVKLSTESIQVASWRKQDLTPSVKSYIIDVIDLADVNEITMGRQNTDQLTLKYSHNKTVTFTSQSVERNELAQIIRAAVSRFRTTPSDDRILRPTDVPGTLLNVAFLNLSSSDETLRLGAYNLVHELCQFFKYDLASQVLKVSTGLTIPSNSLSFVYKLSKALATTAPNLTLEFLKEWTVGFAKADTPQKAACLHYVGPWLKNLELFAKPSRDDGVENAKQVADVVRSLIALTVAERKRLHLSIQEHVWRVLASSHEALIDLIVRELLHLAVNAGPGSEKAEGAADILVSLSSTAVRGKVVARLRKSIGQTCVKPTNILSDSPSWNEICTLARINLALAFSPPNALDTQLFLPDLFHTIVLISGIGPVMMRQIVYGLVINILQSLATIAAAGDMDATTLQHLLQQAQQPEMIHAFGLVQNQGSLELAGATHWDPTGLSHLDSLNKVTNFLGDVLTAGAPSMDCANAWRARWMGLVAATCFQHNPATQPQAFIALGYLAQDDVDDDVVYQIVVALSGAFGSFHEDDTVPVVSMLRCLARVMGGLHSDSKYANVLFWIAVSVLQLSYIPLFGPALELLLTTIRHLRSTQSSKNIFGVLMEARAATGEQANKLDQMCGVNFDTDPYYSLVAIINKGVRHPNTRALTIETLTELLRLSCAEETIEDRDRLLQGRSVPFFTALLPLSASSPASVRELLQVANVVLENDRMPDIANLGVYDLLSLLDNSKVLLFVTLIVTILTNVSSDAEKLVLYRLLADASMDAPDVVATAYDTLIPRMTGVLTTTTSTAILQNVTLIFERAMADATYTFPTGQATDSSSSVHKKNYSASVSSGQTNIPVRPRDQVLEDLGMKGLTDMSFTGVKLDRLSNMSKYIAALIDAFSQSI; encoded by the exons ATGCCGCTTCGACGGACCTCGGGCCACAATTTCAGCTCGACAACCAGCCGCATCCGTTCTTCAGACATACAACACACCGACAATCCATCACTGCATGATGCCTCAAACCTCAGCAGCGGTTACTCTCGTCCAGAgtcgctcgtcggcgagcagAAGGTCGTCACATCAATAGTATCGCGTCTCGTCAACAAG TTGCCATGCAACTCTGGCATCAAGTTGGCGATGATGGAGATAGATGAAGGCGTCAAGACGACTGTTGAGAGTCTCCTCCAGATCTCAAGAATCCGGTTACCGCTTGTCGTGCATGCCCTTGCGAGCTCGCTGGAGACTCTGTCCAAG TACTCGGGAACAGGCGCCCTTGTCGATGCCCCTCTCGACACCATCCACTCCCAACTATATCTTCTCCAAATCCTTGTCCAATGCCTCTCAGAGTCCTGGAACCTAAACGCGAACGCAGCCAACCCCCCACACTCCGAGCTGCCCGCATGCTGGCCCGACCCACCACCACTGGATGACCACTTGGCGCGTCACCTGCTTGGCGTACTCGTCATCTACATCCGGATGCTCTCCCAAGAGAGCTCACATAGCAGCTCAGCAGGAGCGCTGCCTCAGCTGTCCAACCGCGATGGCAAGTCCCCGAGCACCACTTCTGTTGCTGCCTGGGGCGCTCAGATCAACACGCCCGGCGCGAGCTCATTTTCTCTGGGAGCCAACTTCATCCAGGGTCACTCGTATccgtccgcgccgacggcacGACCGCCAGGCATACCTGAGCACGCCAAGTTGCTGGCACCCACTGCGTCGTCCCACGCGTCGGCGATCACCCAGTTGACAAAGAGGACCGCCCGAGTCATCTTCTACCTCTCCGCGTCCAATTGGCCTCTGGTCTTGTCACGCATCAAGGCGCGGGTGGCTCacttgacgacgacgctggAGGAGAACCCCGAACTCTTCGAGCTGCGGTTCCTCGAGTGGGCCAATGTTGACGCTACACGTCTGGCTCAGGCATTGCAAGAGATCTCGACGCCGTTTCTGCACGTTAAGCGGCCAGCCCAGACGGCGCTTGCCTCCGCACTCCGCAAGGCGATATGGAACTGGATCGACGTCTATCCCGCCGAATACCAAGCCCTCATCGAAGGCACACGGAAGCTGGACGGCAATCCAGACGTACTCTTCGACGTTCTCCTCTCCATGTCGGATTCGTCCTCCACCAacaagcgcgccaaggtTTTCTACCCGCTTATGGCGatgctcctcgtcctgtCGCCAGATTCGTTGAAGCGGTTGGCAATGGGCGACGTCTCCCGAGGAGGGTCAGCTTTCGCCAAGAAGCATAGCTTCCTGGATAGCTTGCGCAAGGGCCTCTCCCAAAGCAAGTCATTCGAGGCTTGCGCCGTCTGCTACGttgacctcgtccgcgcGGCCATGTGCTGCAGTCCGCGATTGGAGACGTCTGGTATTCGCACCCTCGCGCCAGACCTGCAGAATGACTTGAAG AATGCACTCTTCTACTCGTCCCTGGCCACCGAGATCACCGACATCAACATTATTGTTGACGGCCTTGTGGCGTTGTACCGCTTCAACCCAACCGTGACTACTCAGGTGATCTTCCCGAAGCTCTGGACCGACAACTCAGACAACAGCAAGATCATAGGTCTCCGCGCTTGCACTGCGCTGGTGATGGAAGGCCAGCGCTTGCCTTGGCATCCTGCGCTCAGCTCTCTGCGCCAGGaagtcgcgcgcgccatccGAGGCATGCTACGGTCCACTGCTCCTAGCGTCATCAACCACGGCATCAACCGCCGCGGGCGGAGTAGCATCGACCTTCCATCAACACAGACAGATGTCACTTGGGAGATCCTCAACCTAATGGCTCTGGACCCATCATTCGCGTACGAAGGTCTTGGCGACTCGCAGGACACGCTCGGCAACCTATTGGGTGGTATCTCCTCACTCACGGCCGTGTCCTGTCCGATGACGATCCGCGCACAGGCAGCGAAGACCAACCTCGTTCTTCTGGATCGACTCGTCGAGCAGTGCCAGAGCGACCCTTCCAGAGCAAACCAGGCCAGCCAGTCGGCTCTCTTCATCTGGCAGATCCTCATCGACTCGAGCCGGCGCTTCCTCGTCGATttccagctcggcgacattGACGACATGGCCATGATGTGCGGCGCATTCCGTTCGACTGTTCATTCCATGTTGAACGTCGTCACCTCGCTCCCAGAGCTCGCCAAAGCACCAGCAGCGCGACCGGCCGTACTTGTTGCCAAGGTCGCGACCGTTACAAGCTTGACAGGCCCCGACGTTGAACAGACCAACATGGCGTCACCCGCGCTCATGGCTCTAAGCAAACTGATGCTCATTGTTCGGTCATCGGTCAGCAACAGCCAGGCCCAGATGGACGAGATATCTAGCCATGGCAATATGCTCGCTCAGCTAGGCAGCCTGCCCCCGGCCACAGGTCGCAATCAGCAACAGCGTGCTATCCGCCGCATCATGAAGACGCATGTCCGATCCTCCACCTTACTTGGCGGGGTCTGGatcggcctcgccgctcgcctGCGCATTCTCACAAACAAGATCCACTCTGCTGAGTCGGATGCGCCTGAGAAGGACTACAGTCGGCGCCGTAACATGGCTGCGGACATCGAAGGCctcaccgaggacgagtccAAGGAGTGGCAGAACCTCGTCTCGTTCCTGTGCGCCACCAGTGGCGTCTGCACTCCCGACATGGCCTCCATTCCCAACGTCTCGGAAGTGGTGGGCAAGGGCGTCCTGCCGCGCGTGTACGATGATGCTACCGACCTCGCTACTCAGGTCGAGAGCTTCCTACGCGAGTGCGTCGATTTCCTCGTCAGCAACTCGATTTACGTCCGCGAATCTATCAAGGATGCTCTCGGGAACGAGCTTCCCCTCAGTCTCTGTCGTGTCCTGGTTGTGCAGATGACCAAGTTGCTATCTCACTCGACTGGGCCCACGGGGGTGGCGACGTCGGAAGCGTTCACGACATTCGTCGATCAGGTTATCGCTGTGATCCGCCTGTGGGTGGAGCGCGTCAACCCGGACGAGAGTAGCGGCGTGCAAGTGGATCTTGGAGAGTTGCTCTACCTCATCGCCCAGTACACGCATCGCTTAGGCCGCGAGGACGCTTCACAGCGCATCAAGATCAAGTTTTGCCAGCTTTTCGAGGCTGTCCTTGGCAAGCCTGAGTTTGTGGTCCTCTGCAACGCAACCAAACTCCGCAACGCAGTGCTCGAGTGGATGTGTGAATGGTCAATCGAGACCCTCCGGGACGAGTTCCATATCGGCATCCAGGACAAGGTGCAACGTGACCTTGACATCTCGTGTCTCCGCGCCATGATCCCCATCACCGACGGCCTTGTCATCCGCTCAGCTGGAGACGACTCGGAGGACTCCCAAAACGTTGCCAAGGCACGCCTCTTCTACCGCTATTATGTGTTGCTCGTACGCGTGCTCGAGAGATCCAACAGCCTCGAGTCTGAGTCATCGCATGTGGCTAGATCAGTGTCCAACATGAGTACTAAggctggcggcggggagAGCTATCCAGCACTCGCGATTCTGGTTCTTtccaacctcctctccgccaaTGTCGACGTTGGTCTCAAGCACTGTCTATCGCTGGCCTACCACGAGGACTCGACTATTCGCACGGCGTTCATGCAGCTTGTCTCGAACATCTTGCAGCAGGGCACACGCTTCGGTGGCCTCGCTGTCAAGAACGCAGCCGCTCCCAAGGTCTACTTCGACGCTCTTGCGTCGCCCAACCTTGCTCTCGCTGTCGCCATTTGCGAGGCGTGTTCACCaaacgagctcgacgagatctCATCCCTCCTGTTTCGTGTCTTCGAGTCCAAGGGAAACCTTCTCAACCTTATGAAGGTCCTCAttgagcgcgacgtcgcTCTCACAAGTCACGAGTCCGAGCTGTTCCGCGCCAACTCGATCATGACGCGTCTCATCACCACATTTGCCAGGACGTATGGCTACAACTATGTCCGTAGCTGCCTCTCGCCCCTGGTTTTGTCGATGGGCGAGAAACCCGCAGAGTGCTCGTTTGAGCTAGACCCGGCAAAAGGCGGTGCCGTTGAGGACATCGACCGCAATGCCGAGCACCTCCGGCTCATGTGCCAGGCACTCCTCGACATCATCTACAACTCGatccccaacctcccagTCCTCTTCCGTGCCTTGTGCCATCACATCTGggaggttgtcgaggaccGTTTCCCGGACTCAAGGCATTCCGCCATTGGCTCGTTCATTTTCCTGCGGTTCTTCTGCCCGTCAATTGTTTCACCAGAGAGCATCGACCTCGATATCCCGGCGGAGAGACGCGACacgcgccgcgccctcgtcctgATAACAAAGGTTATCCAGAACCTGGCCAACAACGTTCTGTTCGGGAGCAAGGAGGTGCACATGAAGCTCCTCAACCAGTTCCTGTCGGACAACATCCGCCAGGTGACGAAGTTCCTGTCTGATGTCGCTCAGAGGCCACGCAGCTGGGAGGTGGCAGCCGCGACCAAGCTGTTccaggaggagacggagcgCTCaatcgacgtcgaggccgacaatGCTATCATCCAGAAGTTCATCTACAAGCACTTCTCTCGTCTCGAGACCTTGCTCGAAGGTATGCCCACGTCCTACCGGACACGCCAGGGAACATCATCGCGCTCAGTGcggctcgacctcgacggcaagggtgccctcgccaacctccgccGGATCATGGACGAGACTGGGCCGTTGCCTGATCCGGTGCGGCTCAGCGTTAGCGCTCGTTCCCAGGTCTATGACGACTTCATGCGCCACAACGCGGGCCGCAACACCGACAGCGCAGCCTCCGCGTTCTATGAGGGGCAGCCCAGCCAGGCCGGAAGGCGAATCTTCTACCTCATCCTGGCGCATGTCGCGCTTGTCGACTACGACCTGCTCGCGTACCGGATCTTCTCGCTCATGGACAACGTGACCGACTACTTCGACGTCATCGTCGACATGACCGACTTCTCTCCTCAGAGCGAGATCCCCATACCATGGCTGAGGCGATCCTTGCAGATGTGTCCACCGCGGATCATGCCGTTAATCCACACCCTGGTGTTGTACAACCCCAACTCGTACGTCAAGAAACGCTTCCGTCAACTGCTCGCCGAGTTCCAGCCATACGCACCGACGATGAAGAACGTCAtcgcggcgagctcgcccgcGGAGATCCACGACCTCATCCCCGCCTTCAACGGCTACGAACTGCCGGAGCGGACCAAGGTCCTGGCATATAATGCTGAGAACGTCTTCACGAGCCTGCAGTGTGTCTCGGACCATGAGCAGCTAGTTCCTGTTGTCGTCAAGCTGTCGACGGAGAGCATCCAGGTGGCGTCG TGGAGGAAACAGGACCTCACTCCGTCGGTCAAGTCGTACATCATCGACGTAATCGACCTGGCAGACGTCAACGAGATTACGATGGGTAGACAGAACACCGACCAGTTAACACTCAAGTACTCGCATAACAAGACTGTCACGTTCACATCCCAGAGCG TGGAGCGTaacgagctcgcccagATCATCCGCGCCGCGGTCAGCCGGTTCAGGACAACGCCGTCTGACGATCGCATCCTGCGTCCAACCGACGTGCCCGGAACACTGCTCAACGTCGCGTTCCTCAACctgtcgtcgagcgacgAGACCCTTCGTCTCGGGGCTTACAATCTCGTCCACGAGCTGTGCCAGTTCTTCAAGTACGACCTTGCGTCACAAGTCCTCAAGGTATCAACAGGCCTCACTATACCGAGTAACTCGCTGTCGTTTGTTTACAAGCTTAGCAAGGCGCTGGCCACGACTGCTCCCAATCTCACCCTCGAGTTCCTGAAGGAGTGGACCGTCGGCTTTGCGAAGGCCGACACGCCCCAGAAGGCCGCCTGTCTGCACTACGTCGGGCCCTGGCTCAAGAACCTCGAGCTGTTCGCCAAGCCATCACGTGACGACGGGGTCGAGAACGCCAAACAGGTTGCCGACGTCGTTAGAAGCCTCATCGCCCTAACTGTCGCCGAGCGGAAGCGGCTCCATCTCTCTATCCAGGAGCACGTGTGGAGGGTGCTCGCCTCCTCACACGAAGCGCTCATCGACCTCATTGTCCGGGAACTGCTGCACCTCGCTGTTAACGCTGGTCCGGGATccgagaaggccgagggcgcggcCGACATTCTCGTCTCGCTCAGTTCAACAGCTGTCCgtggcaaggtcgtcgcgcgcctccgcAAGAGCATCGGACAGACGTGTGTCAAGCCAACTAACATCCTCAGCGACAGCCCGTCATGGAACGAGATCTGCACGCTTGCGCGGAtcaacctcgccctcgcgtTCAGCCCACCAAACGCCCTCGACACGCAACTGTTCTTGCCGGACCTCTTCCACACCATCGTTCTCATCTCGGGCATCGGACCGGTCATGATGCGCCAAATTGTGTATGGCCTGGTAATCAACATCCTCCAGTCGTTGGCCACGATTGCGGCCGCTGGGGATATGGACGCGACCACGCTCCAACACCTTCTCCAGCAGGCCCAGCAACCCGAGATGATCCACGCGTTTGGCTTGGTGCAGAACCAGGGAAGTCTTGAACTTGCCGGCGCCACACATTGGGACCCAACCGGCCTATCTCACCTCGACTCGCTCAACAAGGTGACTAACTTCCTCGGTGACGTCCTCACTGCGGGTGCTCCCTCGATGGACTGCGCCAACGCCTGGCGTGCGCGCTGGATGGGTCTTGTCGCTGCGACCTGCTTCCAGCACAACCCTGCGACGCAGCCCCAAGCATTCATCGCGCTCGGGTACCTCGCGCAGGACGAcgtggacgacgacgtggtcTACCAGATTGTCGTGGCCCTCAGTGGTGCCTTTGGCTCGTTCCATGAGGACGACACTGTGCCAGTAGTCAGCATGCTCCGCTGCTTAGCACGGGTCATGGGTGGGTTACACTCCGACAGCAAGTACGCCAACGTCCTCTTCTGGATCGCTGTCTCTGTCTTGCAGCTGTCGTACATCCCGCTGTTCGGTccggcgctcgagctgctgctcACGACCATCCGTCATTTGCGCTCAACCCAGTCCTCCAAGAACATCTTTGGGGTGCTCATGGAGGCACGCGCAGCCACGGGCGAGCAGGCTAACAAGCTTGACCAGATGTGCGGTGTCAACTTTGACACGGACCCGTACTACTCGCTGGTAGCGATCATCAACAAGGGCGTGCGCCACCCCAACACACGGGCCCTTACGATCGAGACGCtcaccgagctcctccgcctatcatgcgccgaggagacgaTCGAGGACCGTGACCGACTCCTACAGGGGCGGAGCGTGCCGTTCTTCACGGCACTGCTACCGCTATCGGCCAGCAGCCCGGCGTCCGTACGGGAGCTCCTCCAGGTCGCCAATGTCGTGTTAGAGAACGACAGAATGCCAGACAttgccaacctcggcgtctACGACCTGCTATCGTTGCTGGACAACTCAAAGGTGCTCCTGTTCGTCACTCTCATTGTCACGATCCTCACCAACGTGAGCAGTGACGCAGAGAAGTTAGTGCTCTACCGTCTTCTGGCAGACGCCAGCATGGACGCACCAGACGTGGTCGCGACAGCCTACGACACACTCATCCCGCGCATGACGGGCGTGCTCaccacgacgacgtcgacggcaaTCCTGCAAAATGTCACCCTAATCTTTGAGCGCGCCATGGCCGATGCCACATACACGTTCCCAACTGGCCAGGCAACCGACAGCAGTTCGTCGGTGCACAAGAAGAACTACTCGGCCAGCGTGAGCTCTGGCCAAACGAACATTCCCGTCCGCCCGCGTGACcaggtccttgaggacCTCGGCATGAAGGGCCTGACCGACATGAGCTTTACAggcgtcaagctcgaccg CCTTTCAAACATGTCAAAGTACATTGCGGCACTTATCGACGCCTTCTCACAGTCGATCTAA
- the FMP32 gene encoding uncharacterized protein (Protein of unknown function (DUF1640)), with the protein MFVLRQPSTSRAGAILARATRPPLRTFRISATAAVAHFDTQLLVERLQKNGMTQQQAEGVMKVLAEAVDESVRNMEAGLVSKSEQEKHRYTQNVDFAQLKSELQLHEKNDLTLMKAENDRLMADVEKLKQRLREEVMRTQAGVRLDLNLEKGRIRDESTQQELKIKEVDTRIESEIAGLRTQIEQAKFSILQYLVGVATGSGALLLAYMRMMR; encoded by the exons ATGTTCGTCCTAAGGCAACCATCAACATCACGGGCCGGTGCCATCCTTGCACGAG CCacgcgtcctcctctccgcaCTTTCCGCATCTCGGCCACGGCTGCCGTCGCGCACTTTGACACACAGCTCCTTGTCGAACGGTTGCAGAAGAATGGGATGACCCAAcagcaggccgagggcgtcatGAAGGTGTTGGCGGAGGCCGTTGACGAGAGCGTGCGCAACATGGAGGCAGGGCTTGTGTCCAAGAGCGAGCAGGAGAAGCATCGGTACACGCAGAACGTCGACTttgcgcagctcaagaGCGAATTGCAGCTGCACGAGAAGAACGACTTGACGTTGATGAAG GCCGAGAACGACAGACTCATGGCTGACgtcgagaagctcaagcAGCGTCTGCGGGAGGAGGTTATGCGCACGCAAGCCGGcgtgcgcctcgacctcaacctGGAGAAGGGGCGGATCCGGGACGAGAGCACGCAGCAGGAGCTTAagatcaaggaggtcgacacGCGCATCGAGAGCGAGATTGCTGGTCTACGCACGCAGATCGAGCAGGCAAAGTTCTCGATCCTGCAGTACCTCGTTGGTGTGGCAACAGGTTCCGGtgctcttctcctcgcgtACATGCGCATGATGCGGTAG
- the MOB2 gene encoding uncharacterized protein (Mob1/phocein family), translated as MSGFLNSIGRLRAPKRAPIPSQLSPSAGGYEAPLVSPGAELSGMPPSPGPKPLFLCQPFVKAALVKGSFKTIVAPPKYVDVNEWVAINLFDFYHNLNHFYSALTEFCTIHNCPTMSAGHTLNFLWPDQNQRLVSLPAPTYIDFVMSWLQKLLEDEHVFPTKSGRDFPSSFAYTAKHIYKHLFRVFAHLYHAHFEQVVHLSVEAHFNSLFAHFLAFGKEFDLLVMKDLMTPQGMGQGVAELADRWREMGILEV; from the exons ATGTCCGGCTTCCTCAACAGCATTGG CCGTCTGCGTGCACCCAAACGCGCCCCAATCCCAAGCCAGCTCAGTCCCAGCGCCGGAGGATATGAAGCACCTCTAGTGTCTcccggcgccgagctgagTGGCATGCCGCCTAGTCCTGGGCCCAAGCCACTCTTTCTGTGCCAGCCGTTCGTGAaggccgccctcgtcaaggGGAGCTTTAAGACAATCGTTGCGCCGCCCAAGTATGTCGACGTTAACGAATGGGTTGCCATCAACT TGTTCGACTTCTACCACAACTTGAACCACTTCTACTCGGCGCTCACCGAGTTCTGCACCATTCACAACTGCCCCACAATGAGCGCGGGACACACCCTCAACTTTCTGTGGCCAGACCAGAACCAGCGCCTCGTGTCCCTCCCAGCGCCAACTTATATCGACTTTGTGATGAGCTGGCTCCAgaagctgctcgaggacgagcacgTCTTCCCAACCAAGTCGG gccGCGACTTTCCCTCGTCGTTCGCATACACTGCCAAGCACATTTACAAGCACCTCTTCCGGGTCTTTGCGCACCTCTACCACGCGCACTTTGAGCAGGTTGTCCACCTCTCCGTCGAGGCACACTTTAACAGCCTGTTTGCACACTTCCTCGCGTTTGGCAAGGAATTCGACCTGCTCGTCATGAAGGACCTCATGACGCCGCAGGGAATGGGACAgggcgtcgccgagctcgccgaccgcTGGCGCGAGATGGGCATTCTCGAGGTTTAG